In Canis lupus dingo isolate Sandy chromosome 1, ASM325472v2, whole genome shotgun sequence, a single genomic region encodes these proteins:
- the GCNT1 gene encoding LOW QUALITY PROTEIN: beta-1,3-galactosyl-O-glycosyl-glycoprotein beta-1,6-N-acetylglucosaminyltransferase (The sequence of the model RefSeq protein was modified relative to this genomic sequence to represent the inferred CDS: deleted 1 base in 1 codon), giving the protein MLRTLLRRRLFSYPTKYYCLLLVFSVVTFSVLRIHQKPEFVSVGHLELVGENPSSNINCTKVLQGDVDEIQKVQLEILTVKFRQRPRWTTSDYINMTRDCNSFIKRRKYIMEPLSKEEAEFPIAYSIVVHHKIEMLDRLLRAIYMPQNFYCIHVDKKSEDSFLAAVLGIASCFSNIFVASQLESVVYASWSRVQADLNCMQDLHRMSADWKYLINLCGMDFPIKTNLEIVRKLKSLMGENNLETERMPSNKKERWKKHFTVVNGKLTNTGTDKMHPPLETPLFSGSAYFVVSRKYVEYVLKNEKIQKFMEWAKDTYSPDEYLWATIQRIPEVPGSLSLSQKYDMSDMHAIARFVKWQYFEGDVSKGAPYPPCSGVHVRSVCVFGAGDLNWMLRKHHLFANKFDTDIDLFAIQCLDEHLRHKALETLKH; this is encoded by the exons ATGCTGAGAACATTGCTGCGGAGGAGACTTTTCTCTTATCCCACGAAATACTACTGCCTGCTTCTTGTTTTTTCC GTAGTCACCTTCTCTGTTTTGCGAATTCATCAGAAGCCCGAATTTGTAAGTGTTGGACATTTGGAGCTGGTTGGAGAGAATCCTAGCAGTAATATTAATTGTACCAAAGTTTTACAGGGTGATGTAGATGAAATCCAAAAGGTACAGCTTGAAATTCTAACAGTGAAGTTTAGGCAGCGCCCTCGGTGGACAACCAGTGACTATATAAACATGACCAGAGATTGTAATTCGTTCATCAAGAGGCGCAAATACATCATGGAACCCCTTAGTAAAGAAGAAGCAGAATTTCCCATAGCATATTCTATAGTAGTTCATCACAAAATTGAGATGCTTGACAGGCTCCTGAGGGCCATCTACATGCCTCAGAATTTCTACTGCATTCACGTGGACAAAAAATCCGAGGATTCCTTCTTGGCTGCCGTGCTTGGCATTGCGTCCTGCTTCAGTAACATCTTCGTGGCCAGTCAGCTAGAGAGTGTGGTATATGCCTCATGGAGTCGAGTTCAGGCTGACCTCAACTGCATGCAGGACCTCCATAGGATGAGTGCAGACTGGAAGTACTTGATAAATCTTTGTGGCATGGATTTTCCTATCAAAACCAACTTGGAAATTGTCCGGAAGCTCAAATCACTAATGGGTGAAAACAACCTAGAAACTGAGAGAATGCCatccaacaaaaaagaaaggtggaaaaagCATTTTACAGTTGTTAATGGAAAGCTGACCAACACAGGGACTGACAAAATGCATCCACCTCTTGAAACACCTCTATTTTCAGGCAGTGCTTATTTTGTGGTCAGTAGGAAGTATGTAGAATATGtgctaaagaatgaaaaaatccAAAAGTTTATGGAGTGGGCAAAAGACACATACAGCCCTGATGAGTACCTCTGGGCCACTATTCAGAGGATCCCTGAAGTCCCAGGCTCGCTGTCCTTAAGCCAGAAGTATGACATGTCTGACATGCATGCAATCGCAAGGTTTGTCAAATGGCAGTACTTTGAAGGTGATGTCTCTAAGGGTGCCCCCTACCCACCGTGCAGTGGGGTCCATGTGCGTTCTGTGTGTGTTTTCGGAGCAGGTGACTTGAACTGGATGCTACGCAAGCACCACTTGTTTGCCAACAAGTTTGACACAGACATTGACCTCTTTGCCATCCAGTGTTTAGATGAGCATCTGAGGCATAAAGCCCTGGAGACATTAAAACACTGA